The following proteins are encoded in a genomic region of Leptospira fainei serovar Hurstbridge str. BUT 6:
- a CDS encoding SpoIIE family protein phosphatase, whose amino-acid sequence MIELKFGQRKVVNFRGARKVVGGLTEKNKIDILLYISKEFANADKEEDLYDIVISLCKDIFECDNTTLRVWKDKFLVPVRFIQETEPPRRRLTQDEGYSGFTFKTRMPLLIQDLSHHQEYIDEGETTRAVMCVPIMYKEDCLGTIAVESNTEFFYREDDLEILEALGSQLALAITSVRLIQGLVHANEREAQILKQLEWDMRMGRNVQSQIVETNILAWNGLHFGTHYEPMTEVSGDYFNVVRQGNSITAIIVDVSGHGIPAALVTMSIHYQFQRCTSLGMGLGEMLTELGESVRPQLPDGTYFTAFVLKVYSDYTYSYVNAAHQKMLHFHNSTGRVEELDTAGVPLGIFEVERSNFEEKHGRILPGDILFLPTDGIVEQKNDQRQELGNQRFIEWIRQEKATIEEQRDKIFIGDLVGSLIGRFKRYKGDVRTGDDVSLLALQCNPELGKAKTMLSLAKAAAKAKKDQMAYEKALEVFSMDESLKDSLVLLGKMYYRDRNFEKSVQFLEKYIRTSGEESEHIQYLLGRAYYELGNIPEAKKALKRSLAIDHTYAKSSLRLARCYLKENETPKAIKVLQQGMKSAPTNEYLKISLKKLEELVRRKGEEDLVEEKRAAV is encoded by the coding sequence ATGATAGAACTCAAATTTGGGCAGAGAAAGGTAGTTAATTTTCGCGGAGCGAGGAAAGTCGTCGGGGGATTAACGGAGAAGAACAAGATTGATATCCTCTTGTATATCAGTAAGGAATTCGCAAATGCGGATAAAGAAGAGGATCTTTACGATATCGTAATCAGTCTGTGCAAAGATATTTTTGAATGCGATAATACAACGCTTCGCGTGTGGAAAGACAAGTTTCTCGTGCCGGTGCGCTTTATACAAGAGACGGAGCCTCCGCGACGTAGATTAACACAGGACGAAGGATATTCCGGTTTCACGTTTAAAACTAGAATGCCTTTGCTGATTCAGGATCTAAGCCATCATCAGGAATATATCGACGAGGGGGAAACCACGCGCGCCGTTATGTGCGTGCCTATTATGTACAAGGAAGATTGCCTTGGGACCATTGCAGTGGAATCGAATACCGAATTCTTCTACCGCGAAGATGACTTGGAAATTCTGGAGGCATTAGGATCGCAATTAGCGCTCGCAATTACCAGTGTTCGTTTGATCCAGGGGCTCGTTCATGCGAATGAAAGAGAGGCACAGATCCTGAAACAATTGGAATGGGACATGCGCATGGGCCGTAATGTTCAAAGTCAAATTGTGGAAACGAATATTCTCGCTTGGAACGGTTTGCATTTCGGAACGCATTACGAGCCGATGACCGAAGTTTCCGGCGATTATTTTAACGTGGTCCGCCAAGGAAACTCGATTACCGCAATCATCGTGGACGTGTCCGGCCACGGAATTCCCGCGGCGCTAGTCACTATGTCGATCCACTATCAGTTTCAACGATGTACGTCTCTCGGCATGGGTTTAGGTGAAATGTTAACCGAATTAGGAGAATCGGTTAGACCGCAACTTCCTGACGGAACGTACTTTACCGCGTTTGTTCTGAAAGTTTATAGCGATTATACTTATTCCTATGTGAATGCGGCCCACCAAAAAATGCTTCACTTCCATAATTCGACCGGACGAGTCGAGGAGCTGGACACGGCCGGGGTTCCGTTGGGAATCTTCGAAGTGGAGCGCAGTAATTTTGAGGAAAAACACGGTCGCATACTACCCGGCGATATCTTATTTCTTCCGACGGACGGCATCGTCGAGCAAAAGAACGATCAACGTCAAGAGCTCGGGAATCAAAGGTTCATCGAATGGATTCGCCAGGAAAAAGCGACGATCGAAGAGCAGAGAGATAAGATCTTTATCGGAGACTTAGTAGGTTCTCTTATCGGAAGATTTAAGAGATATAAAGGCGACGTACGAACAGGGGACGACGTTTCATTATTGGCGCTTCAATGTAATCCGGAATTAGGAAAAGCTAAAACGATGCTTTCGTTAGCAAAAGCGGCGGCTAAGGCCAAGAAGGACCAGATGGCTTATGAAAAAGCCTTAGAGGTCTTTTCTATGGACGAATCGCTTAAGGATAGTTTGGTTTTACTCGGTAAGATGTATTACAGGGATAGGAACTTCGAAAAAAGCGTTCAGTTTCTGGAGAAATATATTCGGACTAGCGGAGAAGAGTCGGAGCATATTCAATATTTGCTAGGTAGGGCATATTACGAATTAGGAAATATTCCGGAGGCCAAGAAAGCGTTAAAGAGATCTTTGGCGATCGACCATACGTACGCTAAATCCAGCCTCCGCCTGGCGCGTTGCTATTTGAAAGAGAACGAAACTCCGAAAGCGATCAAAGTTCTTCAACAAGGT
- a CDS encoding alpha/beta fold hydrolase, producing MIAILKNRRGPLYLVTTFLAIVVFAVFASSLAILFSLFLIAILISYPFLLDWISRLYGQEDIADEVHFARTKDGWNIAMHRHIPPQPNSELAPVIVVHGIATNKYVIDLDKRHSLPYFLKLRGYEVFSISLRGAGSSYHESRSGYEDFTFDDMAKYDVPAVIAKVIALTGSQRVSWIGHSMGAMILYAFFGICDKSDKEKIAAFVSLGGPGNLNHLGLSLIGLLSRFPRARRVLDLKFGASMLAPIAGEIFTPIDEILYNPKATKPKTVKKVMKNAIENISEGVIEQLMSWIETKRMISLNGFYDYIELQKEITVPSLFVAGLKDAIATPEAVKFVYDRAGAKIKEFLVVSKENGASEDYGHGCLMLAEKAEDDLFPKIETFLRAYGTRKKIGWIGKIRRNLRMQFQKLR from the coding sequence GTGATTGCAATTTTAAAAAACCGCAGAGGCCCGCTTTACCTGGTAACCACTTTTTTGGCCATTGTCGTGTTCGCAGTGTTTGCCTCGTCTCTCGCGATCCTCTTTTCCCTTTTCCTGATTGCGATTTTAATCTCTTATCCTTTTCTTTTGGATTGGATTTCCCGTTTGTACGGTCAGGAGGACATTGCGGATGAAGTCCACTTCGCGCGTACAAAGGACGGTTGGAATATCGCAATGCATAGACATATTCCGCCGCAGCCTAATAGCGAATTAGCTCCCGTAATCGTCGTGCATGGAATTGCGACGAATAAGTACGTAATCGATTTAGATAAACGACATTCGCTTCCCTATTTTTTAAAGCTAAGAGGATACGAAGTGTTCTCGATTTCGTTACGCGGAGCGGGTTCTTCCTATCACGAGAGCCGAAGCGGATATGAGGATTTTACCTTTGATGATATGGCAAAATATGACGTTCCTGCAGTCATTGCAAAAGTTATTGCCCTGACGGGAAGTCAAAGAGTGAGTTGGATCGGCCATTCAATGGGAGCTATGATACTATATGCTTTCTTCGGGATTTGCGATAAATCGGATAAGGAAAAAATAGCCGCTTTCGTATCGCTTGGAGGCCCGGGAAATCTGAATCATTTAGGACTCAGCCTGATCGGATTATTATCCCGGTTTCCTCGAGCGCGTCGGGTTCTGGATCTAAAGTTCGGTGCATCAATGCTCGCACCGATCGCGGGAGAAATTTTTACTCCGATCGACGAGATTCTTTACAACCCCAAAGCCACGAAGCCGAAGACGGTTAAAAAAGTGATGAAAAACGCGATCGAGAATATCAGCGAGGGCGTAATCGAGCAACTCATGTCTTGGATTGAAACCAAGCGAATGATCTCCTTAAACGGGTTTTACGATTATATCGAATTACAGAAGGAAATTACCGTCCCAAGCTTGTTCGTTGCCGGATTAAAGGATGCGATTGCAACTCCGGAGGCTGTGAAATTCGTTTATGATCGGGCTGGGGCAAAGATTAAGGAATTCTTGGTCGTCTCGAAGGAGAATGGGGCTTCCGAGGATTATGGCCACGGCTGTCTTATGTTAGCTGAAAAAGCGGAAGATGATCTCTTTCCAAAGATTGAAACATTTCTTCGGGCATATGGAACCCGAAAAAAAATAGGCTGGATAGGAAAAATTCGCCGAAATTTGCGGATGCAATTTCAAAAACTTCGATAA
- a CDS encoding glycerol kinase 5 has product MAIAKEKFILSIDSGGSGIRAILFDKKGRIVERQYEKTPPILKTPGALEHDPDVLWKALLSVVGKALKKKQFHPSNIAAIGICNQRGSFLLWDKQTGKPLTKLISWADVRAGSTADEMNSNKFWKTIQFVSRIAGAITKQPMLIATYLLKFTTDHASVRLKWVFDTHPELLVRAKKGEILFGTLDTWFVYKLTKGKIHITDPSNATVTGMFNPFQLQWNAPLCLIFGIPTKIFPEVKDTGADFGATDPSIFGGSPIPIHAVIGDQMAALYGHCCFEKGGVKISQGSGAFVDMNMGDKPKISKRGLFPLVAWQLNGKPKYMLEGYIGTAGTLIDWLGKGIGLSDTPKVLNELASQTEDTEGVVFVPTASGMRFPRFNPRAKASVFGLSLATHRRHVARAVLEGIALSLYEILEGIKEDTKVPVSAIMVDGGVSQSDILLQCLADFCQVEVKRAPEPDMTATGAAYIAGLASGFWKNETELKNLQKGYKVFLPKMNESVRKAKLVRWKKAVDATLKIE; this is encoded by the coding sequence ATGGCTATAGCTAAAGAAAAATTCATTCTCTCCATCGATAGCGGTGGGAGCGGAATTAGGGCGATTCTGTTCGATAAAAAAGGTAGAATCGTCGAACGCCAGTATGAGAAAACTCCTCCTATCTTAAAAACTCCCGGAGCTCTTGAACACGATCCCGATGTTCTTTGGAAGGCATTATTGTCCGTCGTAGGAAAAGCTCTTAAAAAAAAGCAATTTCATCCATCCAATATCGCAGCCATCGGAATCTGTAACCAGCGGGGTTCTTTTCTACTTTGGGATAAACAAACGGGAAAACCTTTGACTAAGCTGATCAGCTGGGCGGATGTAAGAGCCGGAAGTACGGCCGACGAGATGAATTCGAATAAATTCTGGAAGACTATCCAATTTGTTTCCAGAATTGCGGGTGCGATCACTAAGCAACCGATGCTGATCGCGACCTACCTACTTAAATTTACGACCGATCACGCATCGGTTCGATTGAAATGGGTTTTCGATACTCATCCGGAGTTACTTGTACGAGCTAAGAAAGGTGAAATTCTTTTCGGCACTCTGGATACCTGGTTTGTTTATAAATTAACGAAGGGGAAAATACATATCACGGATCCCTCCAACGCGACAGTCACCGGAATGTTCAACCCGTTTCAGTTGCAATGGAACGCCCCTCTCTGTTTAATTTTCGGAATTCCTACTAAGATTTTTCCCGAAGTGAAAGATACCGGAGCCGACTTCGGCGCTACCGATCCTTCTATCTTCGGCGGTTCTCCGATTCCGATTCATGCGGTCATCGGAGATCAGATGGCGGCCCTTTATGGACACTGCTGCTTCGAAAAAGGCGGCGTTAAAATCTCTCAGGGGTCGGGCGCTTTTGTGGACATGAATATGGGAGACAAACCGAAGATTTCGAAGAGAGGATTATTTCCGTTAGTCGCATGGCAGCTAAACGGAAAACCGAAATATATGTTGGAAGGATATATCGGAACTGCCGGGACCTTGATCGATTGGCTTGGAAAAGGAATCGGTCTTTCCGACACCCCAAAAGTGTTAAACGAATTAGCTTCCCAAACTGAAGATACGGAAGGAGTGGTATTTGTTCCGACCGCTTCCGGTATGCGCTTTCCTCGTTTCAATCCGAGGGCAAAGGCCTCCGTCTTCGGGCTATCCTTGGCGACGCATCGCAGACACGTAGCGAGAGCCGTCTTGGAAGGGATTGCCTTATCATTATATGAAATCTTGGAAGGGATAAAAGAAGACACGAAGGTTCCGGTTAGTGCAATCATGGTGGACGGGGGAGTATCGCAATCGGATATTCTTCTTCAATGCCTTGCCGATTTTTGTCAAGTGGAGGTTAAAAGAGCACCGGAGCCGGATATGACGGCGACAGGAGCTGCGTACATCGCCGGCCTTGCTTCCGGTTTTTGGAAGAACGAAACGGAATTAAAGAACTTACAAAAGGGGTATAAAGTGTTTCTGCCCAAAATGAACGAGTCAGTTCGAAAAGCGAAACTAGTTCGTTGGAAAAAAGCGGTCGATGCCACTCTAAAAATCGAGTAA
- a CDS encoding host attachment protein — protein MKKKWVVVANRSEAKIFEYQGPSQGLKLVQFMENPDGRLRNSELVTGSGHGSRSDFDFSSEHEPKKKVAEAFAGKLSDFVNLERKKDSFSNFILISEPGFMGMILGKLDDKSREKIYHKMPKDIVHIKESGLLGHLRSVLA, from the coding sequence ATGAAAAAAAAGTGGGTGGTGGTTGCGAACCGAAGCGAAGCAAAAATATTCGAATATCAAGGACCCTCGCAAGGACTTAAGCTGGTTCAATTTATGGAAAACCCGGATGGCCGTCTCCGGAATTCTGAATTAGTTACCGGATCCGGACATGGATCTAGATCCGATTTCGATTTCTCTTCAGAACACGAACCGAAGAAAAAGGTGGCAGAAGCTTTTGCCGGAAAACTTTCGGATTTCGTAAACTTAGAAAGGAAGAAGGACTCTTTTTCCAATTTTATTTTAATTTCCGAACCGGGTTTCATGGGAATGATACTCGGCAAATTGGATGATAAATCGAGGGAGAAAATCTATCATAAAATGCCGAAAGATATCGTTCATATAAAAGAGTCCGGTCTACTCGGACATCTAAGGAGTGTGCTCGCCTAA
- a CDS encoding DoxX family protein, producing the protein MERLNHWLDEHRDWWIDIVRMYLGAVLLYKGLLFLSDTDALIRLMELHNAPFASTLMAHYIVIAHICGGILLFAGLLTRFSAILQLPVLVGAVLFIHSKEGFMSAGSNLSYASMILLLLLHFSLYGSGRISADFYIETHRSV; encoded by the coding sequence ATGGAAAGACTGAATCATTGGTTAGATGAACACAGAGATTGGTGGATCGATATCGTTAGAATGTATTTGGGTGCGGTGCTGCTCTATAAAGGCCTTTTATTTCTTTCAGACACCGATGCTCTAATCCGATTAATGGAATTGCATAATGCACCATTTGCGTCCACTTTGATGGCTCATTATATTGTGATAGCTCATATTTGCGGCGGGATTCTTCTTTTTGCGGGCTTATTGACTAGATTTTCCGCCATTCTACAATTGCCCGTATTGGTCGGCGCAGTTTTATTTATCCATTCGAAAGAAGGTTTTATGTCCGCAGGTTCCAATCTTTCGTATGCCAGTATGATACTTTTGCTTTTATTGCATTTTTCTTTATACGGTTCGGGAAGAATTTCCGCCGACTTCTATATCGAAACGCATAGAAGCGTTTAG
- a CDS encoding MORN repeat-containing protein gives MKGTESLVRVRCEDNFIKGKESGHSGRRFFSLFPPLVLISFLIMGLLFLTACGKPKPKTNSEIERLKPKNKADDRELDPDLSSREYFDEDAQGKPLEKKVSPTSPSPDLYSFSKKGPGCKRGDCKRGEGVYVYESRDVYSGRFANEQRDGWGILAYSDGDKYEGNWSRDLKLGQGTYTFRDGSVFSGLFSGDGNGRGQYRKSGKTYKCRLENRKVLCK, from the coding sequence ATGAAAGGGACTGAGTCTCTAGTTCGAGTCCGCTGCGAAGATAATTTTATAAAAGGAAAAGAATCCGGACATTCGGGGCGTAGATTTTTTTCCCTTTTCCCACCGCTTGTCCTTATTTCTTTCCTCATCATGGGCTTATTATTCTTAACTGCATGCGGGAAACCCAAGCCCAAGACTAATTCGGAAATCGAACGATTGAAACCTAAGAATAAGGCCGACGATCGAGAACTTGATCCGGATTTATCTTCTAGGGAATACTTCGACGAAGATGCCCAAGGGAAACCTCTGGAGAAGAAAGTGAGCCCTACAAGTCCCTCCCCAGACTTATATTCTTTTTCGAAGAAAGGACCCGGTTGTAAAAGAGGAGATTGTAAACGTGGAGAGGGAGTATACGTCTACGAATCGAGAGACGTATATTCCGGTCGCTTCGCAAATGAGCAAAGAGATGGCTGGGGAATACTTGCTTATTCGGACGGCGATAAGTATGAGGGAAATTGGTCGCGAGATCTAAAATTAGGCCAAGGTACCTATACGTTTCGAGACGGCAGTGTCTTTAGCGGTCTTTTTTCGGGCGACGGAAACGGAAGAGGACAATACCGCAAAAGCGGTAAAACGTACAAATGTAGATTAGAAAACCGTAAGGTTCTTTGTAAATGA
- a CDS encoding metallophosphoesterase — protein MEFELQRFYIFLGVFTVILFLAYSYAVNRLSAPFELNSVQQGVLWLLVVVFVLLTPIAYLLSLFYRETQWQKLWSYAAFTSLGFFTLLVSFVVFHDLGKLAWKGWVILSGFLQSSSGATGLTDSESVLSTAELTRKDFLSRLASFLVLGFTGGLTAFGFYQAHKSPALKKVYIKVPGLPEGLDGFKIAQLSDIHIGPTIKKGFLEGVVRRTNELDADLVAITGDLVDGTVSLLREHTTPLRDLSSKYGTFFVTGNHEYYSGAIAWIHELKEMGVNVLLNQNKLIAHKGATIAVAGVTDYKAHSVIPNHKTDPERAAKGIEGADFKLLLAHQPNSIFEAAKAGFDLQLSGHTHGGQYFPGNLLIHIFQKFVAGLSKWEGTQLYVSRGTGYWGPPLRIGAPSEITLLILEKV, from the coding sequence ATGGAGTTTGAATTGCAGAGATTTTATATTTTTCTTGGGGTATTTACGGTTATTCTCTTTCTCGCATATAGTTATGCCGTGAATCGATTGAGTGCGCCGTTTGAATTGAATTCCGTTCAGCAAGGAGTTCTTTGGCTTTTAGTCGTAGTATTCGTTCTGCTGACCCCGATAGCCTATCTTTTAAGCCTATTTTACCGCGAAACCCAATGGCAAAAATTATGGTCGTATGCCGCGTTTACGAGTCTCGGATTTTTCACACTTCTCGTTTCTTTCGTGGTTTTTCATGATTTGGGCAAGTTAGCTTGGAAAGGATGGGTAATTCTATCCGGATTTCTACAAAGCAGCTCCGGCGCAACCGGGTTGACCGATTCGGAATCTGTCCTTTCTACCGCAGAATTAACTCGTAAAGACTTTCTTTCGAGATTAGCTTCATTTTTAGTTTTAGGTTTTACCGGAGGTTTAACGGCTTTCGGATTTTATCAGGCGCATAAGAGTCCTGCGCTAAAAAAGGTTTATATCAAAGTTCCAGGACTGCCCGAGGGTCTCGACGGTTTTAAAATCGCCCAATTATCGGATATCCATATAGGTCCTACTATTAAGAAGGGTTTTTTAGAGGGGGTTGTGAGAAGAACGAACGAACTGGATGCAGACCTAGTCGCCATAACCGGCGATCTGGTGGATGGTACAGTAAGTTTGTTGCGGGAACATACCACTCCCTTGAGAGATCTTTCCTCAAAATACGGAACTTTTTTTGTTACCGGGAATCATGAATACTATTCAGGCGCTATCGCATGGATTCACGAACTAAAGGAAATGGGAGTCAACGTTCTTTTGAATCAGAACAAACTCATAGCTCATAAAGGAGCTACGATTGCAGTTGCCGGAGTAACCGACTATAAGGCTCATTCCGTCATTCCCAATCATAAGACTGATCCCGAGAGAGCGGCAAAAGGCATCGAAGGCGCCGACTTTAAGCTATTATTAGCGCACCAACCTAACTCGATTTTTGAGGCTGCGAAAGCGGGGTTCGATTTGCAGCTTTCAGGCCATACGCATGGAGGACAATATTTTCCAGGTAACTTGCTGATCCATATTTTTCAAAAATTCGTGGCAGGTCTTAGCAAATGGGAAGGAACACAATTATATGTAAGTCGCGGCACGGGTTATTGGGGGCCTCCGTTACGAATCGGAGCTCCGTCGGAAATTACTCTGCTCATATTGGAAAAGGTCTGA
- a CDS encoding GAF domain-containing SpoIIE family protein phosphatase, translating into MVKVDSEARKYRSLLSTSTILNANLDLYQLLPLIMLYSKDLLEAEASSLFLLEEKDGFLYCEVALGEKGEIIQKYARLEPGQGIAGWVAKEKKPILLEDAYTDARFNPSLDQKTGFRTRSLACVPLFVQDQVIGTLEILNKSGNRSFDNSDIEVLASLSEIAAIAIKNAKTHESLKKRILELSLLYEFEKLTVAEKSIQELGNWLIDKVLEFLEAKAGTIYLADPTLEVLRILAARGIPDDAIHSIQVPYGEGVSGWVAKEKQSLLIQNLDEDPRYDKNAKYKFEASSLISAPLLYRGELLGVISVNNKYSGYAFTHADLEMLGAIANRLSVTIQNANLFHKVVDNERELKRAREVMAKILPSALPYVPGLEFGVQHIPFDNVGGDFYNVIKLDEHRTAVLIADVSGHGLSASVVAAVIHTVMETFEEETLSSPSKFFTALNHALYNKLAGNFLTSFYAVAHTGTNTLVYSNAGHNPPILYRKEEGTSLPLETKGKLVGVIPDLFFEEFVTSFKPMDRLVLYTDGITEHSNEDRSRRYSEDLLTLAIRSLSQNSAGDTAPGLIKECRTYCRRSDFEDDVTLLVVDRV; encoded by the coding sequence ATGGTTAAGGTCGATTCCGAGGCTCGTAAATATCGAAGTTTGCTTAGTACAAGTACGATTTTAAATGCAAACCTAGATCTTTACCAACTTCTTCCGCTTATTATGTTGTATTCGAAAGATCTTCTGGAAGCGGAAGCTAGCTCCCTATTCTTATTGGAAGAAAAAGACGGATTCCTATATTGCGAAGTCGCTTTAGGGGAAAAAGGGGAAATCATTCAAAAATACGCGCGGTTAGAACCTGGCCAAGGAATCGCGGGCTGGGTGGCCAAGGAGAAAAAACCGATTCTGTTGGAAGATGCGTACACGGACGCGCGTTTTAATCCTTCTTTAGATCAAAAAACGGGATTTCGAACCAGATCCCTCGCCTGTGTCCCCTTATTCGTCCAAGATCAGGTGATCGGAACTCTTGAGATTCTAAACAAATCCGGAAATAGAAGCTTCGATAATTCTGACATCGAAGTTCTGGCCTCTCTATCCGAAATTGCCGCGATCGCAATCAAGAACGCCAAGACGCATGAATCCCTTAAAAAAAGAATTCTAGAACTTTCCCTATTATACGAATTCGAAAAACTCACAGTTGCCGAAAAGAGTATTCAGGAATTAGGAAATTGGCTTATCGATAAAGTTTTAGAATTCCTGGAAGCGAAGGCAGGAACGATTTATTTAGCGGATCCTACTTTGGAAGTCCTACGTATTTTAGCCGCAAGGGGAATCCCGGACGACGCGATTCATTCTATCCAAGTGCCTTATGGAGAAGGAGTTTCCGGCTGGGTAGCTAAGGAAAAGCAAAGCCTTCTGATTCAAAACCTGGACGAGGATCCGAGATATGATAAGAATGCAAAATACAAATTCGAAGCAAGTTCTTTAATCTCCGCTCCTTTATTGTATCGAGGAGAACTTCTCGGCGTGATTAGCGTGAATAATAAGTATTCCGGGTACGCATTCACGCATGCGGATTTGGAAATGTTAGGAGCCATTGCAAATCGACTGAGTGTCACGATTCAAAACGCGAATCTATTCCATAAAGTCGTCGATAATGAACGAGAACTCAAACGCGCTAGAGAAGTCATGGCCAAAATCCTTCCGTCAGCCTTGCCGTATGTTCCGGGTTTAGAATTCGGCGTTCAACATATTCCTTTCGATAACGTAGGTGGCGATTTTTATAATGTTATAAAGCTAGACGAACATAGAACTGCGGTTCTAATTGCAGACGTATCGGGACACGGATTGTCCGCTTCCGTTGTGGCTGCCGTAATTCATACCGTTATGGAAACGTTCGAAGAGGAGACGTTATCCAGTCCGTCCAAGTTTTTTACCGCGTTAAACCACGCATTATACAATAAGCTTGCTGGCAATTTCCTTACGTCCTTTTATGCCGTGGCCCATACGGGAACAAATACACTGGTCTATTCTAACGCGGGTCACAACCCTCCGATCCTATACAGGAAGGAGGAAGGAACCTCCTTGCCTTTGGAAACGAAAGGTAAGCTAGTCGGAGTTATCCCCGATTTATTCTTTGAAGAATTTGTGACTTCCTTCAAACCGATGGACCGACTCGTTTTATATACGGACGGCATTACCGAGCATTCAAACGAAGATAGGAGCCGCCGTTACAGCGAGGATTTATTGACTCTTGCGATCCGTTCCTTATCGCAAAATTCCGCCGGCGACACTGCGCCCGGACTAATAAAGGAATGCAGAACCTATTGTAGACGTTCCGATTTCGAAGACGATGTTACTTTGCTAGTCGTCGACAGAGTTTAA
- a CDS encoding M14 family metallopeptidase produces the protein MDLLSYYLETYEACQRAFLSYRRGLKSVFPRFKHEVLEIPKGGGNIDSYLIGSKKNPPKKIVIMSSGIHGVEGYAGSSFQRRWIEEFLLNENPSYSPPKNTDFLILHGINVDGFKKMRRVNERNVDLNRNFALKREKLHKKAKNKGYRKIQSFLNPAKKFTYITWEYLIFVIRFAGIVARFGAKYVLDAAVNGQYEFPDGIYYGGRKPEPVVRRLRKFFRKTLKNYEQILILDYHTGYGARNTLSLMQNAPAGSREDKNLRKVFGDFGLLLSEAEDDFYRTSGDFTDFFGKLFGRDKELFPITVEMGTFGNLNLLGGLKGSFLMISENRIRLHGSKSDRSAEKIRNEFREMFYPTREDWRLAAMDQVFGVIPEAIRRFSKI, from the coding sequence GTGGATTTACTTTCATATTATTTGGAAACGTACGAGGCCTGCCAAAGGGCATTTCTTTCCTATCGCAGGGGTTTAAAGAGTGTCTTTCCGCGTTTTAAGCACGAAGTGCTGGAGATTCCCAAGGGAGGAGGGAATATCGACTCGTATTTGATTGGATCGAAGAAAAATCCCCCTAAAAAAATCGTTATTATGAGTTCCGGCATTCACGGTGTGGAAGGATACGCCGGTTCTTCCTTTCAGAGAAGATGGATCGAAGAATTTCTTTTAAACGAAAACCCGTCTTATTCTCCTCCTAAGAACACAGATTTCCTGATATTGCACGGAATCAACGTGGACGGCTTTAAAAAGATGCGCCGAGTAAACGAACGAAACGTGGACTTGAATAGAAATTTTGCGCTTAAACGAGAAAAGCTGCATAAAAAGGCCAAGAATAAAGGGTATCGAAAGATTCAATCCTTCTTAAATCCGGCTAAAAAATTTACGTATATTACTTGGGAATATCTTATTTTCGTAATTCGTTTTGCGGGAATAGTTGCGCGATTTGGCGCAAAATACGTCCTCGATGCCGCTGTTAACGGCCAGTACGAGTTCCCGGACGGAATCTACTACGGCGGCAGGAAGCCTGAACCTGTAGTGAGGCGCTTACGAAAATTTTTCCGAAAAACTCTGAAGAATTACGAGCAGATATTGATCCTAGATTATCATACCGGTTACGGGGCTCGGAATACTTTGAGTCTCATGCAGAATGCCCCCGCCGGTTCGAGAGAGGACAAGAACCTAAGGAAAGTTTTCGGCGATTTCGGTCTTTTGCTGAGCGAAGCTGAAGACGATTTTTATAGGACTTCGGGCGATTTTACGGATTTTTTCGGTAAGCTTTTCGGGAGAGATAAGGAACTCTTTCCGATCACCGTTGAAATGGGTACTTTCGGAAATTTGAATCTGCTCGGAGGCCTCAAAGGCAGTTTTTTAATGATCAGTGAAAATCGAATTCGTTTACACGGATCGAAGTCGGATCGTTCCGCGGAGAAAATACGAAATGAATTTCGCGAGATGTTTTATCCGACCCGGGAAGATTGGAGGCTCGCAGCGATGGACCAAGTTTTCGGCGTTATTCCGGAGGCGATTCGCAGATTTTCCAAGATTTAA
- a CDS encoding LIC10816 family protein has product MDAVTIFALALLAVPVFARFARVSKDAMNRYHLIGLGGLFLILGEATKITAVKVTPIATVLPMIDIATAILAYAGVLFGVVWLSLYYVKHPNEI; this is encoded by the coding sequence ATGGATGCAGTCACCATTTTCGCTTTAGCGCTTTTGGCTGTTCCTGTGTTTGCCCGGTTCGCCCGAGTATCAAAGGACGCGATGAACCGCTATCACCTAATCGGATTGGGAGGTCTATTCCTGATCTTAGGTGAAGCTACGAAGATTACGGCAGTTAAAGTTACGCCGATAGCTACCGTTCTTCCGATGATAGACATCGCAACCGCGATCCTAGCGTACGCGGGGGTACTATTCGGGGTGGTATGGCTATCGCTTTACTACGTCAAACACCCGAACGAAATTTAG